From one Microbacterium aurum genomic stretch:
- a CDS encoding IS701 family transposase: MRADEIERVRAELDGFVGEVFASLARKDQRAKGGWYLRGLMLEGRRKSMQPMGDRLGIDYQQLQQFVSSSPWPVEPVRRQLARKAVGLIGPEAWVVDDTGFVKDGPASPGVARQYSGTLGKVGNVQIGVTVHAVTDTASCPLDWRLFLPEAWDDTCSESNEHAELVAARRVKAQIPDTVRHRAKWELALEMIDELRAWGLVPPVMVGDAGYGEIGYFRTGLTEREIPYVVQVKSSTSLHDAQARFEIPTPTGKPGRPFTQASYQGTPVQAKTYAQALPASAFAEVSWRQGSKGIMTSRFTAARVRPANRNLPKNPDGSLPDCWLLVEWPEDATEPTDYWLSTLAEDTPIAELVRLGKIRWRIEHDYRELKHGLGLDHFEGRTWLGWHHHVTLVTAAHLFVTTQRLTTAPKAAGAA, translated from the coding sequence GTGCGGGCGGATGAGATCGAGCGGGTGCGGGCCGAGTTGGACGGGTTCGTCGGGGAGGTGTTCGCGTCGCTTGCGCGGAAGGATCAGCGGGCCAAGGGCGGCTGGTATCTGCGGGGGCTGATGCTGGAGGGGCGCCGCAAGTCGATGCAGCCGATGGGGGATCGGCTCGGGATCGACTATCAGCAGCTGCAGCAGTTCGTGTCCTCGTCGCCGTGGCCGGTGGAACCGGTGCGCCGGCAGCTCGCGCGGAAGGCGGTGGGGCTGATCGGGCCGGAGGCGTGGGTGGTCGATGACACCGGGTTCGTCAAGGACGGCCCGGCATCCCCGGGGGTCGCCAGGCAGTACTCGGGCACGCTCGGGAAGGTCGGGAACGTGCAGATCGGCGTCACCGTGCACGCCGTGACGGACACTGCGTCGTGCCCGTTGGACTGGCGACTGTTCCTCCCCGAGGCGTGGGACGACACCTGTTCGGAGAGCAACGAACACGCCGAGCTGGTCGCTGCCCGACGGGTCAAGGCGCAGATCCCGGACACGGTCCGGCACCGCGCGAAGTGGGAGCTTGCGTTGGAGATGATCGACGAGCTTCGCGCCTGGGGCCTTGTCCCGCCGGTGATGGTCGGTGATGCCGGCTACGGGGAGATCGGGTACTTCCGCACCGGCCTGACCGAGCGAGAGATCCCCTACGTGGTGCAGGTGAAGTCATCCACCAGCCTGCACGACGCCCAGGCCCGGTTCGAGATACCCACCCCGACAGGGAAGCCGGGGCGACCGTTCACGCAGGCGAGTTACCAGGGCACGCCGGTGCAAGCGAAGACCTACGCCCAGGCGCTGCCAGCCAGCGCGTTCGCGGAGGTGTCCTGGCGGCAAGGCTCCAAGGGGATCATGACCAGCCGATTCACCGCAGCCCGCGTGCGTCCCGCGAACCGGAACCTGCCCAAGAATCCGGACGGGTCGCTGCCCGACTGCTGGCTCCTCGTCGAATGGCCCGAAGACGCCACCGAGCCCACCGACTACTGGCTATCCACTCTCGCCGAGGACACGCCGATCGCCGAGCTGGTCCGGCTTGGGAAGATCCGCTGGCGCATCGAGCACGACTACCGCGAACTCAAACACGGCCTCGGCCTGGACCACTTCGAAGGCCGCACCTGGCTGGGCTGGCACCACCACGTCACCCTCGTGACCGCGGCGCACCTCTTCGTCACGACACAGCGCCTCACCACAGCCCCAAAAGCGGCCGGGGCAGCCTGA
- a CDS encoding IS630 family transposase, whose protein sequence is MSRRGPVLPELTLSDVERDQLERWVRRRKSAQDLALRSRIVLECATGSSNSEVSRRLLVSLPTVRKWRTRFLEQRLDGLVDEPRPGRPPLIGVDRVEQVIVDTLESTPKNATHWSRAKMAERSGLSRSTVGRIWKAFGLKPHLEEGFKLSNDPLFTEKVYDIVGLYLNPPESAVVLSVDEKSQVQALARSQPAFPLMPGVPERRTHDYVRHGTTSLFAAMNVADGTVISSVHRKHRSVEFKKFLTKIDKNVPEHLDVHVVCDNYSTHKHPTVKAWLEKHPRFHMHFTPTYSSWINQVERLFAEVTRDLLQRSDHRNVQSLERDLRDWVKAWNENPKPFIWTKTAEDILDSIARYLKRINGSGH, encoded by the coding sequence ATGTCGCGACGAGGACCTGTGCTTCCCGAGCTGACCCTCTCGGATGTGGAGCGTGATCAGCTGGAGCGGTGGGTGCGTCGCCGCAAGTCGGCGCAGGATCTCGCTCTGCGTTCGAGGATCGTGCTGGAATGCGCGACGGGCAGCTCCAACTCCGAGGTATCCAGGCGGCTGTTGGTGTCATTGCCCACGGTGCGCAAGTGGCGGACCCGGTTCCTTGAGCAGCGTCTCGATGGGCTCGTCGACGAGCCGCGGCCGGGACGGCCGCCGCTGATCGGAGTGGACCGGGTTGAGCAGGTCATCGTCGACACTCTGGAATCGACCCCGAAGAATGCGACGCACTGGTCGAGGGCGAAGATGGCCGAACGTTCCGGGCTGTCGCGCTCGACGGTGGGGCGGATCTGGAAGGCATTCGGACTCAAGCCCCATCTGGAGGAGGGTTTCAAGCTCTCCAACGACCCATTGTTCACGGAGAAGGTCTACGACATCGTCGGGCTCTACCTGAACCCGCCGGAGTCTGCCGTCGTGCTCAGCGTCGACGAGAAGAGCCAGGTGCAGGCGTTGGCCCGCTCGCAGCCCGCGTTCCCGCTGATGCCGGGCGTCCCCGAGCGGCGCACGCACGACTATGTCCGGCATGGCACGACGAGCCTGTTCGCCGCGATGAACGTCGCCGACGGCACGGTGATCTCCTCGGTGCATCGCAAGCACCGCTCGGTTGAGTTCAAGAAGTTCCTGACCAAGATCGACAAGAACGTTCCCGAACACCTCGACGTGCACGTCGTCTGCGACAACTACTCCACGCACAAACATCCGACTGTGAAGGCGTGGCTGGAGAAGCATCCCCGGTTCCACATGCACTTCACCCCGACGTACTCCTCCTGGATCAACCAGGTCGAGCGGCTCTTCGCCGAAGTCACCCGCGACCTGTTGCAACGCTCCGACCACCGCAACGTTCAGTCCCTGGAGAGAGACCTCCGCGACTGGGTGAAAGCCTGGAACGAGAACCCGAAACCATTCATCTGGACCAAGACCGCCGAAGACATCCTCGACTCCATCGCCCGATACCTGAAACGAATTAACGGATCAGGACACTAG
- a CDS encoding Fic family protein — protein sequence MSTRAAPTQIPIDPVSYETLDWKPRTPELYSRAELQRQTGPYDAAITPQIAAWSPVVSAEDAADVEDATRQLVEFDQHAQKKLGTDNPALGPMTAILLRTESASSSQIEQLTTSAKQLALAEIDEGDKRNALTVVGNVRAMEAALALADDISEDSILAMHRALMLHQTGFPPEDAGRYRQEQVWIGRGEAGPRLADFVAPHHNRISGAIEDLVDFVKRQDVPVLVQVAVAHAQFETIHPFPDGNGRTGRALAQSILRNKGVVGSTAVPISAGLLVDVHRYFDALSSFREGDAGPIIRDFANASRIAATTGTQLVDDLVEQLDESREKMTGIRADAAAWKILPTLVGQPAVNVRYLKSALGLGEMAALRALDALTERDVLTETTGKSRGRVWQHRAIFEVLDSYASVIRRMSAR from the coding sequence ATGTCCACACGTGCGGCTCCCACGCAGATCCCGATCGACCCGGTCTCCTACGAGACGCTCGACTGGAAGCCGCGCACGCCGGAGCTGTACTCTCGCGCCGAGCTGCAGCGCCAGACCGGCCCCTACGATGCTGCGATTACGCCGCAGATCGCAGCCTGGTCCCCGGTTGTGTCGGCGGAAGACGCCGCCGACGTTGAGGACGCCACCCGCCAGCTGGTCGAGTTCGACCAGCACGCACAGAAGAAGCTCGGCACTGACAACCCCGCGCTCGGACCGATGACTGCGATCCTGCTGCGCACGGAGTCCGCGTCGTCCTCACAAATCGAGCAGCTGACGACGTCGGCCAAGCAACTCGCCCTCGCGGAGATCGACGAGGGCGACAAGCGGAACGCGCTCACCGTCGTCGGCAACGTGCGCGCCATGGAAGCAGCGCTCGCTCTGGCCGACGACATCAGCGAGGACTCCATCCTTGCCATGCACAGGGCGCTGATGCTCCACCAGACTGGCTTCCCGCCCGAGGACGCCGGCCGGTACCGCCAGGAACAGGTGTGGATCGGTCGAGGTGAAGCCGGCCCCCGCCTGGCCGACTTCGTCGCCCCGCATCATAACCGGATCTCCGGTGCGATCGAGGACCTCGTCGACTTCGTCAAGCGACAGGATGTCCCCGTGCTCGTCCAGGTCGCCGTCGCCCACGCTCAATTCGAGACGATCCACCCGTTCCCGGACGGCAATGGCCGGACCGGCCGCGCGCTGGCACAGTCGATTCTTCGCAACAAGGGCGTGGTCGGCTCGACCGCGGTGCCGATCTCGGCCGGCCTCCTTGTGGACGTCCACCGCTATTTCGACGCGCTCAGCTCCTTCAGGGAGGGTGACGCTGGCCCTATAATCCGCGACTTCGCGAACGCGAGCCGGATCGCGGCGACCACGGGAACACAGCTCGTCGATGATCTCGTCGAGCAGCTCGACGAGTCGCGCGAGAAGATGACCGGCATCCGTGCGGATGCCGCGGCGTGGAAAATTCTGCCCACTCTCGTCGGCCAACCTGCGGTGAACGTGAGGTACCTGAAGAGCGCGCTCGGCCTCGGCGAGATGGCCGCGCTGCGCGCGCTGGACGCGCTGACGGAGCGGGACGTGCTCACCGAGACCACGGGGAAGAGCCGTGGCCGCGTCTGGCAGCACCGCGCCATCTTCGAGGTCCTTGACTCGTACGCCTCGGTGATCCGCCGGATGTCGGCGCGCTGA